In Silene latifolia isolate original U9 population chromosome X, ASM4854445v1, whole genome shotgun sequence, the following proteins share a genomic window:
- the LOC141621051 gene encoding mechanosensitive ion channel protein 10-like — MANLQTVEREMEVDDIFPENQPEIPPSQNTVTNSVTVRVEKPVSSTEEPTTNSSVQAKCRAFLTGYVSISKLFCYLFRCLFYLCLAPVVYACITVVTVAFLPLLVAAFVVVRLNQLFIKDKDLKKNFLLKFLLGCCIFVAVILLLLEIGVFYVVIAKNVTSLKLVTIIGLPIVNWIKIICTLIGIYLMSQIVSLLIVYVIGKVNVCDDESSFILLDAASEIFGCLLFLWANVVVMNSVPTFKRGKILGIYIQKWVEVALYILIGYNLITLLTRMLVWSLEKVFAENSVIGKKLTKMVSVVCCEDLRKGAFKKKYVVYVAIGIMGNIVTILSLLMLLLIWVLYFGHHLDKTSENKRILEIGKWTLVSILICSFLWLIKSCIVLFWEARTVYDRLHSKLSDIGKHLYFLVLLSYTHFHKVIEMPRYDLEHRIRCAFSCPKRKVDWVHLASNSDGEIYSSFDRKIVRAKLINYTGREASTYQVQQAAQQFLSAQYALSKESIAGDLHHLQGDNPGQNDEGIVGKLEEIIFDGRSYSTDDWKLLLELLPDVRTSEDITFQKVKTWMERSHSRCRFLANTLISEREVMKCLNNVISGLIFGVTFILWLLLTRLASTNVLVLIASPLLAATFVFGDTCKSLFQGLIFVYVVHPFDVGDLCVIDDKLLEVKRIDVWSTTFSNVRSIGKQQEIIYPNVDIAAKNLINHKTEFDWNDYLEFSLNSSDKKTTKIVKEEIEMYLDTEKERFTPNFHSVEFLEIGDDDKVAVHFRHNVQTEGWTYFECLKKKEKRRFEFALYVRNLRSTQKPKTETTVPALAEMDQEVTKDD; from the exons ATGGCCAACTTACAGACTGTAGAAAGAGAGATGGAGGTTGACGACATTTTCCCGGAAAATCAACCTGAAATCCCACCTTCACAAAATACAGTTACAAATTCTGTTACTGTAAGAGTCGAAAAGCCGGTTTCTAGTACTGAAGAACCTACAACCAATTCATCCGTGCAGGCTAAATGCCGCGCATTTTTAACAGGCTATGTTTCGATCTCCAAGCTCTTTTGTTATCTGTTTCGTTGCTTGTTCTACTTATGTTTAGCACCAGTGGTATATGCTTGTATTACAGTTGTTACAGTCGCGTTTCTCCCATTGTTAGTGGCCGCATTTGTAGTCGTAAGATTGAATCAACTCTTCATCAAAGACAAAGACTTGAAGAAAAACTTCCTTCTTAAGTTCCTTTTAGGATGCTGTATATTTGTCGCTGTGATATTGCTTTTGCTTGAAATCGGAGTGTTTTATGTCGTAATTGCTAAGAATGTTACGAGTTTAAAACTTGTAACGATCATAGGGCTGCCAATAGTTAACTGGATTAAGATAATCTGTACATTAATCGGAATATATCTCATGAGCCAAATCGTTAGCCTCTTGATAGTTTATGTGATTGGAAAAGTAAATGTCTGTGACGATGAAAGCAGTTTTATTCTCCTGGATGCAGCTTCTGAGATATTTGGTTGTCTTCTATTCTTGTGGGCTAATGTCGTAGTTATGAATAGCGTCCCCACTTTTAAGCGGGGCAAAATACTTGGCATTTACATTCAGAAGTGGGTTGAAGTAGCTCTCTATATCCTCATAGGCTATAACTTGATTACATTGTTAACTCGAATGCTTGTATGGTCGTTAGAGAAAGTTTTCGCAGAAAATTCAGTGATTGGTAAAAAACTTACTAAAATGGTATCAGTCGTCTGCTGTGAAGACTTACGAAAGGGTGCGTTTAAGAAAAAATATGTAGTGTATGTTGCGATTGGTATAATGGGAAACATTGTCACCATCCTGAGTTTGCTGATGCTACTGCTAATATGGGTGTTATATTTCGGCCACCATCTAGATAAAACATCGGAGAACAAGAGAATATTGGAAATCGGTAAATGGACTTTGGTTAGTATCTTGATATGCTCCTTTCTTTGGTTGATCAAATCTTGCATAGTGTTGTTTTGGGAGGCTCGTACTGTTTACGACAGGTTACATTCTAAACTCTCGGATATTGGGAAACACTTGTATTTCCTTGTTTTGCTCAGCTACACCCACTTTCATAAGGTTATTGAAATGCCGCGGTATGATTTAGAACACAGAATCCGCTGTGCCTTTTCTTGCCCCAAGAGAAAGGTGGATTGGGTCCATTTGGCTAGTAATTCAGACGGCGAGATATACTCGTCTTTTGACAGGAAAATTGTCAGGGCTAAGTTAATAAACTATACTGGTAGAGAGGCATCCACATATCAAGTACAACAGGCAGCTCAACAATTTTTATCAGCTCAATACGCTTTGTCGAAGGAGAGTATTGCTGGTGACCTCCATCATTTACAAGGCGATAATCCTGGACAGAATGACGA GGGAATTGTAGGAAAATTGGAAGAGATTATTTTCGACGGTAGATCCTATTCAACAGACGATTGGAAACTGCTTCTTGAACTTCTTCCTGATGTGCGTACCTCTGAAGATATAACTTTCCAGAAAGTTAAAACATGGATG GAAAGGTCACACAGCAGATGTCGGTTTCTGGCAAATACACTTATCAGTGAAAGGGAGGTGATGAAATGCTTGAACAATGTTATAAGTGGATTAATATTTGGTGTGACTTTCATACTGTGGCTACTTCTTACTCGATTGGCCTCGACAAATGTACTCGTCCTCATTGCATCACCATTATTAGCGGCCACCTTTGTATTTGGAGACACTTGCAAAAGTTTGTTTCAAGGACTCATCTTTGTCTACGTCGTTCACCCCTTTGATGTTGGCGACCTTTGTGTCATTGACGACAAATTG CTGGAGGTCAAAAGGATTGATGTCTGGAGCACCACATTCTCAAATGTTCGCAGTATCGGTAAGCAGCAGGAAATCATATATCCAAACGTGGATATAGCTGCCAAAAATCTTATCAACCACAAGACCGAATTTGATTGGAATGATTACTTAGAATTCAGTCTAAATTCATCAGACAAGAAAACAACCAAGATTGTGAAAGAAGAAATCGAAAT GTATCTTGACACCGAAAAAGAAAGATTCACTCCAAATTTTCATAGCGTGGAGTTCCTGGAAATCGGAGATGACGACAAGGTTGCTGTCCATTTTAGACATAATGTACAAACTGAAGGCTGGACTTACTTTGAATGTCTGAAGAAGAAAGAGAAGCGGAGATTTGAGTTTGCGCTCTATGTACGAAATCTCCGAAGTACACAAAAGCCTAAAACAGAAACCACAG TGCCGGCGTTAGCAGAGATGGATCAAGAAGTGACAAAAGATGACTGA